One genomic window of Ciona intestinalis chromosome 7, KH, whole genome shotgun sequence includes the following:
- the zf(ring)-20 gene encoding zinc finger protein isoform X1 has translation MASDSESSEEEWEEPKLKYDRMGNDLLEILRTDAASCIALHSKFVALGTHWGIVYILDHSGNNNTSKHCKPHATSVTGISLDGSGEHVASCSDDGTVKITGLYLDENNQVITEDQPVKSVALDPNYSHSSSKQIVYGTNELVLLEKTWLGRNKRTVLHGGEGLVRCVKWRGSYIAWANDLGVKIYDMKQRRRITYIPRVGAGGTNRVLPKLGGTRVELYPAHIAWKDDTTLLIGWDKDIKVCAIRDKPSRDSRAPTKYCVVVHLFKTDFSCCGIAPLGDQIAALAYMEEDNEAGSTRPQLRILEPNAADKESFTELSRDALSIRGYQTYRCKDYSLQHDSTEIYFVSPKDIVVAQPRDEDDRVDWLLQINHHREALEAVKEFGKRLKKHTYMEVGLLYLDHLIDSHDFTEAASVAPQILGNNMNHWEGLVHRCIKAHQVSVITAVLPRGDFRLPQACYELVLEELLKTNHKEFEKLLNDWPNDLYNIVTITNKVLTYLDRDSHNPVLLAALAKLYAADQRFDRALSIYLRIQHPDTFKLIRKHNLYAALQDNVVALMRFGEGEAVVLLLDHMEHVPIDKVVADLKRKPDYLHKYLHALYQRDSHLGSEYHDLQLQLYAQFDRPKLLPFLKSSNYYKLETSLEICKERGYVDEQVFLLSRMGNASGALALITQNEENVGRAVEFCKEQNDSELWLELINRSIHKPEYIRGLLENIGTHVDPIILIRRIPSSMEIPGLRDAIVKILQDYSMQTALWFECRKVLSSDVISLLRKQLRVNSRPISIDEERSCDACGRPLLCQNNGSVADMPVIVTFLCHHCFHDDCLPSQNRSSCNVCRGNIRHS, from the exons ATGGCATCAGACTCTGAAAGCTCAGAG GAAGAATGGGAGGAACCGAAATTAAAATACGATCGGATGGGAAATGATTTGCTTGAAATATTAAGAACCGACGCTGCTTCTTGTATTGCCCTACATAGCAAG TTTGTTGCCCTTGGAACGCACTGGGGAATCGTTTACATTTTGGACCACAGtggcaacaacaacacaagCAAACATTGTAAACCG CACGCTACTTCTGTCACCGGCATATCGCTCGACGGTTCGGGCGAGCACGTAGCAAGTTGTTCAGATGACGGAACAGTGAAGATTACTGGGTTGTACCTGGATGAAAATAACCAAGTAATAACGGAGGATCAACCAGTTAAG TCAGTAGCCCTCGACCCCAACTACAGCCACAGTTCTTCGAAACAAATCGTTTACGGCACGAACGAGTTGGTATTATTGGAGAAAACCTGGTTGGGGAGGAATAAACGCACGGTGTTGCATGGTGGGGAGGGGTTGGTTCGATGCGTCAAGTGGAGAGGGTCATATATTGCGTGGGCTAATGATCTG GGAGTAAAGATATACGACATGAAACAGCGACGTCGTATCACTTACATACCCCGCGTGGGGGCAGGTGGGACGAACCGGGTGTTACCCAAGTTAGGGGGTACGAGGGTGGAGTTGTACCCCGCACATATCGCATGGAAAGATGATACAACATTGCTTATAGGGTGGGATAAAGACATTAAG GTTTGTGCAATCAGAGATAAACCTTCTCGGGATTCGAGGGcaccaacaaaatattgtgtcGTAG TCCACTTGTTCAAGACCGATTTCTCCTGCTGTGGTATAGCACCCCTCGGTGACCAGATTGCCGCACTTGCGTACATGGAGGAAGACAATGAAGCAg GTTCCACACGACCCCAGCTCCGTATATTGGAACCAAACGCTGCCGACAAGGAATCTTTCACCGAATTATCCCGAGACGCTCTTTCAATAAGGGGTTACCAAACCTACAGATGTAAAGATTATAGTTTAC AGCATGACTCGACGGAAATCTACTTTGTTTCCCCGAAAGACATCGTGGTCGCTCAACCACGAGACGAAGATGATCGCGTCGATTGGTTGTTGCAAATTAATCACCACCGGGAGGCGCTAGAGGCCGTGAAAGAGTTCGGAAAGCGACTGAAAAAACATACGTATAtg GAGGTGGGGTTGTTGTATCTCGatcatttgattgacagccaCGATTTTACCGAAGCTGCATCTGTCGCTCCCCAAATACTTGGGAATAATATGAACCACTGGGAGGGGCTG GTCCACCGCTGTATAAAGGCGCACCAAGTATCGGTCATCACTGCAGTGTTGCCACGAGGAGATTTCCGATTACCACAAGCTTGCTACGAACTTGTGCTCGaagaattgttaaaaaccaaCCATAAA GAATTTGAGAAGTTGTTGAATGATTGGCCGAACGATCTTTATAATATTGTTACGATAACGAATAAAGTGTTGACGTATCTTGACCGAGATTCTCACAACCCAGTGTTGCTGGCTGCGCTTGCTAAGTT ATACGCAGCTGACCAGCGTTTTGATCGAGCGTTATCTATCTATCTCCGCATACAACATCCTGACACCTTTAAACTTATAAGGAAACATAATCTATACGCGGCACTCCAGGATAATGTGGTTGCCCTGATGAGGTTTGGGGAGGGGGAGGCTGTGGTTCTGTTGCTGGATCATATGGAGCATGTACCG ATTGATAAAGTTGTTGCAGATCTCAAACGTAAACCTGACTATCTACACAAG TACCTCCACGCGTTATACCAACGTGATTCACATCTTGGGTCCGAATACCACGATCTACAACTTCAACTCTACGCGCAGTTTGATCGGCCCAAGTTACTACCGTTCCTTAAGTCAAG CAATTATTACAAACTTGAAACTTCCTTGGAGATTTGTAAAGAACGAGGTTACGTTGATGAACAAGTCTTTCTATTGA GTAGAATGGGCAATGCTTCGGGTGCCTTAGCTTTGATCACCCAGAACGAGGAGAATGTTGGTCGGGCTGTCGAGTTCTGTAAGGAACAAAATGATTCAGAGTTGTGGCTCGAATTGATTAACCGCTCCATTCATAAACCag AATACATCCGTGGTCTTCTAGAAAACATCGGCACCCACGTTGACCCGATAATACTAATCCGCCGAATCCCGTCGTCCATGGAGATACCGGGGTTAAGAGACGCCATCGTCAAAATATTGCAG GATTATTCAATGCAGACAGCTCTGTGGTTTGAATGTCGAAAAGTTTTATCGTCCGATGTTAtttcattgttacgtaaacaATTGCGAGTTAACTCTCGGCCAATCAGCATTGACG agGAAAGATCATGTGACGCGTGTGGACGACCACTGCTGTGTCAAAATAATG GTTCAGTAGCGGACATGCCAGTCATCGTAACATTTTTATGTCATCATTGTTTCCATGACGATTGCCTTCCTTCTCAAAACAGG